The following are from one region of the Hippocampus zosterae strain Florida chromosome 9, ASM2543408v3, whole genome shotgun sequence genome:
- the stau1 gene encoding double-stranded RNA-binding protein Staufen homolog 1, whose protein sequence is MSQLQFHCPASPMPAAPVPRQQGQPQLRPSFSIPCATSTLASESAGQPVRSSALPAGSATPYSTITVSNMANPKEKTPMCLVNELARFNKLQPEYKLLSEQGPAHSKIFSVRLTLGDQHWDAEGTSIKKAQHSAATSALAETVLPKPTIRTQRNIGKNSDGMIQIMELNALCSKLSKKPIYKPIDQYPMRPPHMSYGVRVAGPYQRSMQHYYYPFAPMGPMIYHMELSIGGQQFIGKGRTRQLAKQDATIKALKVLQREPILQQMPEVNEDPEEENLNKSEISQVFEIALKRNLPVNFEVLKEDGPPHIKSFVVRVAVGEFTGEGEGKSKKIAKRLAAAAVLGDLKRLPHIPSMEKTLPRIKKKTKSIIKLQTSPEYGQGMNPISRLAQIQQAKKEKEPEYSMVTERGLPRRREFIMQVRVCGQSAEGMGPSKKVAKKNAAEKMLELLGYKVPQPQPPKPALKTDERTPVKKPGDGRKVTFFEPGSVEDVPLGYKEEEFRLPYLSHQQLPAGILPMVPEVAQAVGACQGLHTKDYARATPNPGKATVTAVIANELLYAGTSHTAEAILKNKSIQTPHGPLTRPSEQLAYLASVQGLQVEYKDFPKNNKNEFVSLINCSSQPPLISHGMGKDVESCHDVAALNILKLLSEYDQRLNERTGNGTVSGCVKQEVEGELHPKPANSSTLAPPLDGSV, encoded by the exons ATGTCCCAGCTCCAGTTCCACTGTCCGGCGAGTCCCATGCCCGCTGCCCCTGTCCCACGGCAACAGGGGCAGCCTCAGCTGAGGCCATCTTTCAGCATCCCCTGCGCTACGAGCACATTGGCGTCGGAGAGCGCCGGCCAGCCCGTAAGGAGCTCAGCTCTCCCTGCGGGCTCAGCCACTCCCTACAGTACCATCAcag TATCTAACATGGCAAACCCTAAAGAGAAGACCCCCATGTGTTTGGTGAATGAGTTAGCCCGTTTCAACAAGCTCCAACCTGAATATAAGCTACTGAGCGAGCAAGGACCGGCTCACTCCAAA ATTTTCTCAGTGCGGCTCACCCTGGGAGATCAGCACTGGGATGCCGAGGGGACCAGCATCAAGAAGGCTCAGCATTCCGCCGCTACATCTGCCCTGGCTGAGACTGTACTTCCAAAGCCCACCATCAGGACACAACGCAACATCGGCAAGAACTCAG ATGGTATGATTCAAATCATGGAGTTGAACGCATTGTGCTCAAAACTTAGTAAAAAGCCCATATACAAACCCATCGACCAATACCCAATGAGACCGCCACACATGAGTTATGGTGTCCGTGTTGCGGGGCCCTATCAGCGTTCTATGCAACA TTACTACTACCCATTTGCCCCCATGGGACCAATGATCTACCACATGGAACTTTCCATTGGAGGCCAGCAGTTTATCGGGAAGGGACGCACGCGGCAGCTCGCCAAGCAGGACGCCACCATCAAGGCCCTGAAAGTGCTGCAGAGGGAGCCCATATTGCAGCAAATGCCAGAG GTGAACGAAGACCCTGAAGAAGAAAACCTCAACAAGTCCGAAATCAGTCAAGTGTTTGAAATTGCACTGAAGCGCAACCTACCAGTAAATTTTGAG GTATTAAAAGAAGACGGTCCGCCGCACATCAAGAGCTTTGTGGTGCGCGTTGCAGTGGGAGAGTTCACCGGAGAGGGCGAGGGGAAGAGTAAAAAGATCGCAAAGAGGTTGGCAGCTGCCGCTGTGCTCGGCGACTTGAAGAGGCTACCTCATATACCCAGCATGGAGAAGACGCTGCCACGCATCAAGAAGAAAACCAAATCCATTATTAAG CTGCAGACCAGCCCGGAATACGGCCAGGGAATGAATCCCATCAGCCGTCTGGCTCAAATCCAACAGgccaagaaggagaaggagcctGAATACAGCATGGTGACGGAGAGAGGCCTGCCGCGGCGTCGGGAGTTCATCATGCAA GTGAGAGTGTGCGGCCAGTCTGCAGAGGGCATGGGGCCGAGCAAAAAAGTGGCCAAGAAGAACGCGGCAGAGAAGATGTTGGAGTTGCTGGGATATAAAGTGCCTCAGCCTCAGCCCCCTAAACCGGCACTTAAAACTGACGAGAGG ACCCCTGTGAAAAAGCCTGGTGATGGACGCAAGGTGACATTCTTTGAGCCTGGCTCTGTAGAGGATGTGCCCCTGG GTTACAAGGAGGAGGAGTTCCGCCTGCCTTACTTGAGCCACCAGCAGCTTCCCGCGGGCATCCTTCCCATGGTGCCTGAAGTGGCTCAAGCGGTCGGTGCCTGCCAAGGACTGCATACCAAGGACTATGCCCGGGCAACACCAAACCCAGGCAAGGCCACCGTCACTGCCGTGATTGCCAATGAACTGCTGTACGCCGGCACGTCCCACACGGCTGAAGCCATCCTCAAGAATAAAAGTATCCAGACGCCCCACGGTCCCCTCACCAGGCCCTCTGAACAGCTGGCTTACCTTGCGTCTGTGCAGGGTCTGCAG GTGGAATATAAAGAtttccccaaaaataataagaatgagTTTGTATCGCTGATAAACTGTTCCTCCCAGCCACCGCTCATCAGCCATGGAATGGGAAAAGATGTAGAATCCTGTCATGATGTG GCTGCACTTAATATATTGAAACTGCTGTCAGAGTACGACCAACGGTTAAATGAGCGGACAGGAAACGGAACAGTCTCTGG ATGTGTGAAACAGGAGGTTGAGGGCGAGCTGCACCCCAAACCGGCTAACTCAAGCACACTGGCCCCGCCCCTGGACGGCAGCGTTTAG